A stretch of DNA from Strigops habroptila isolate Jane chromosome 1, bStrHab1.2.pri, whole genome shotgun sequence:
CACAACCACCCACTTCTGTTCCACAACTGTGCCCCACAACCACCCCGTCTGCCCCACAACACCCTCAAATGCTCCTTGACCCATATTGCCCCCCCAACACCCTCCCACTTGCCCCTTTGCTGCCCACACTTGCCTTTTCTGCTccccagctgctcctctgcccttTCCCTGTTCTCTTGTGCCCCCAAAGTGCTgtccagccccacagagcccccaCTTTGGCCCTTCATAGGCATCGGGCGTCTCCTGGCTGAATGCCGCCTCGACCCAGTCGTCCTGCCCCTGTGGCATGGGGGTGAGCAGAGCCGGGGGGCCgggatgtggggcaggaggaacaGGGAGGAGGTTGTGGGGCTATGAGCAGGGGGATGTGGGGACGGGGGGACCCGCTATGGGGCCGGCTCCCGCTGTGGGGCCCGTCCCGGTGCTTGGCCACGCAGGCGGTTGCTGACCCCATGCCAGGCATGAACGACGTCCTGCCCAACGCTCGCCCCTACGTGCCCCGTGTGGGGCAGGTGAGTGAGCCGGGGCAAGGGGGGGGACGACAcatgctgtggggcaggggggctGCAGGTTGAGCTGTTGGGGCAGGGTGTGGAGTACTGACACACTGACACTGCCCCACAGCGGATCACAGTGGTTGTGGGGCGACCGTTCAGCGTCCGGCCCCTCCTGGAGCGGCTCCGGGCCGAGGGCACATCAACAGTGAGTATCTGGGGGGATGCCCCATAGCAgatgtggggctgctgctctgccccacagctctATGGGGCCTGTTCCCCTCAGCCCCCTGGCTCTGTGGGCCCAGTTTCCCTTGGCCCCCCGGTTGTGTGGGCCCAGCCCCATGGTTCTATGGGGCCTgttccctctgccccacaggtAGAGATAAGGAAAGCACTGACAGATTTTGTGCAGAGGGAGTTTGAGGCGCTGCGGGGCCAGGCCCGGGCACTGCATTGCGCCCCATAGTGTGTGGAGTGCCCCATAGAGGAACAGATGGGTCTGCTCCACACACAGTGGGCCCTGCCCCATGGCATGACAGCCCCACAGCTGTCCCCACAGCCTCGCAGATGGACAGACTGCCCCATGGCCCCGCAGCACCATGGGGCGCAGGTGAAGGATGGACAGATGGACACACATGCTGCCCCATAGCGTGCCCCACACCCACTTCCTGTGCACAGTGCCAATAAAGGGGGTGAAGCCTCAGTAGCCTCTGTTTTGCAGAGCAAAGGGGCCCCCAAAGGGCTGTGGGGCAGACACAAACCCAACATGATCCCATGGGTTTATTGAAGCAGAAGCTGTGTGAGGGGGTCCCACTGCCCACACCCAGGGGACCCCCCTGGAAAGGATATGGAGGGAGGCTCAGACCCATTGAAATGGGGCTCAAACCCCTTCCTGCCCCCCCATAGAGCAGCAGGGTCCCAAAtatggggggggtccccagAAACACCTTGTCTGAGTCCTGCCTCCAGGCATGGCCTGGTCTTGGCATGCGTGGCTGGTCCATCACTCCTCCTTTTTGTCCCGGGGACCATCATGGGCTGCCTAAGTAGGGGGTGTAGGAGGTTACTGGGGCGGCCAAGGGTGTGTCAGGGGGCCAAGGGGGTGTCAGGGCCCCCCAGTACCTGCAGGCGGGCGTGTTGGTCCAGTAACCGGTCGTATTCACGTGTCAGCCCCTCAGCCTGGCGCCTCATGGCCTGAACCTCattctctgccttctccaggGCTTGTGGGGATAAAGGGAGTATCAGGGTCACCCCTGAACCCTGCAGCACACCCCCCCCACCTTCCATACCCGCCCCCAGCCCTCCCTTACTGCGCTTGCTGGCTGCCAGCTCCTCCTTCAGCTTCTCCACCTTGGCCTTGAGCGTCTCATTCTCGTCTTGGGCCGGGGACGAGctgcccccatcaccccctgcCTCCTGtagctgctggggaaggggataCCAGGGTTGAGTCAAGGCCTGGGAGGGAGGCATTGGGGGGTCTCTGTGTGTCCCACCAGCCTCGGTACCTTCCTTAGGGCATCGTTGTCCTCCATGTAGCGCCGGGCAGCCTGGCTGGCACCTTCTGCCTGCTTGCGAAAGGCCTCGCTGGAGGCGCCCAGCACGGCCTGTTGCGAGATGAGGGTGACGAGGCGGCGCAGGAGGCTGCGGGAGGGAGGGTGAGCCGGGCCCTgggccccccccccagcaccccagacCCCCCCCATCACTCACAAGGAGAGCAGGAGGGCGAAACCGGCCAAGTAAAGGTTGCGCTGGGCCCGGAAGAGCTTCATGTGGAAATGCTCCAGGGCGCCGGGGCTGCTCTGAAGGGCCACCCGGTCCGTCACGTCATATTTACGGGTCTCCCGGACAGCGTCtgtg
This window harbors:
- the BCAP31 gene encoding B-cell receptor-associated protein 31 isoform X1; protein product: MSLQWTAVATFLYAEVFLVLLLCIPFVSAARWQKIFKSRLVGLAVAYGNTVFVVLIVILVLLLFDAVRETRKYDVTDRVALQSSPGALEHFHMKLFRAQRNLYLAGFALLLSFLLRRLVTLISQQAVLGASSEAFRKQAEGASQAARRYMEDNDALRKQLQEAGGDGGSSSPAQDENETLKAKVEKLKEELAASKRTLEKAENEVQAMRRQAEGLTREYDRLLDQHARLQAAHDGPRDKKEE
- the BCAP31 gene encoding B-cell receptor-associated protein 31 isoform X2 produces the protein MSLQWTAVATFLYAEVFLVLLLCIPFVSAARWQKIFKSRLVGLAVAYGNTVFVVLIVILVLLLFDAVRETRKYDVTDRVALQSSPGALEHFHMKLFRAQRNLYLAGFALLLSFLLRRLVTLISQQAVLGASSEAFRKQAEGASQAARRYMEDNDALRKLQEAGGDGGSSSPAQDENETLKAKVEKLKEELAASKRTLEKAENEVQAMRRQAEGLTREYDRLLDQHARLQAAHDGPRDKKEE